In Pirellulales bacterium, the genomic stretch CTATGACCAGCCTGATGTCGTCGTCAACCAATCGGCCGCGCTGCGCGAGCGTCTGGCTAGCGCGCCGGTCGATCCTGAGCTTGTGCGGCAGATTACGTCCAAGCTAGTTGCGTGGCCGGCAGGTAGCGCCGCCGCCGTGCGCAGCTCTTCCACGTTCGAGGATCTGGGCGAGGCGGCCTTTGCCGGTCAGCATGATACGTATCTGAATTGCGTCGGCGCGGACGAAGTGGTCGAGAAGCTGCGCAGCTGCTGGATTTCGCTGTGGACCGACCGCGCGATTCTGTATCGGCACTCGCGCGGCTTCCGCCACGCCGACGCGTCGATGGCCGTGGTCGTGCAACAGCAAGTTCGTGCGGAGGTGGCCGGCGTCGCCTTCTCGATCCATCCGGTCACGGGGAACCTCGACACCGCGACCATCGATGCCAACTACGGCCTGGGCGAATCGGTCGTCTCGGGTGATTTCGCCGTCGACCACTTTGAAGTTGACAAGACCAGCCGCACGATCACCTCGCGACAAATCGCGAATAAGGAACGTTGCATTCGGCCAACCGCCAACGGCACCGAGGAAGCGGAAGTCGATAGTGCGCGCCGCGACCAACCCTGCCTGGATGACGCGCAGATTCTGAGGGTGGCCGACCTGGCGACGCGCGTCGAAGCCTATTACAGCTGGCCACAGGACACCGAGTGGGCGATGGCTGGCGGCGAATTGCTCTTGCTGCAAGCTCGCCCCGTCACGATCATTCCTCCGCGCTGGACGCGCGACGAATCCGCCGAGCGATTCCCGCAACCCTTCACGCCGCTCAGCTGGGATTTCGTGCAAACGGGCTTTCGCCGCTCCTTGGCTCACTCGCTGCGCCTGATGGGGTTGCCGGGCTTTCAGGGAGACTGGTTCGACAAGCTGGGGCAATACATTTACGGCAATCAAAACGCCGTCGAAGTGATCCGCCGTTACCGGCCCGTACGGGCACGTACGATCGACGAATTGAGCGCCGAGCTACCCGTGCTGCGCGAGCGGTACGCGAACCTGATCGAACTGCCAGCGCGCTGGATGCGCGATTTGGATCGCTACCTGTTGCAGATTGGCGAGCTGCGCTCGTTCTCGTATGAAGGGTGCACCGCGACGGAAATCTGGCAGCACCTATCCCGTGTTGTGCAGGTGGGCGAAGAGTACTTTCTGCCGAACATAGCTATCTCGATGACCCAGGGCTTCCTGCACGGTGTATTACACGGCCTGGTGCAGTTGGCCGTGGGACCGGAACTCGCGCTTAAGGTTCTGGACGGTTTGCTCTCGGGCGTGGAAACAAAAACGGTCGAGGTGAATACCGAGCTGTACGCATTGGCGCAGATGGCTCATGCCGATGCGTCTCTCGAGCAGTTGCTCGCATCGGTTCCTTCGGAGAGGATTGTCGCCGAGCGTCGCTTGGAAACATTTCCCGAATTCGCGGCAGCTCTGAACACGTTTCTCGAGCATCATGGTCATCGCGAACTGGCAATCGACTATTTCGTTCCCACCTGGATTGATTGCCCGTGGATCGTGCTTGACTTGCTGAACGCGATTCCGGCCGACGCGGCAAAGCCGGCCGACACCTCGAACGACGGCCGCCGGCGTTATTCCGAAACCGAGTTGAAGGTGCTAGCCGTCGTTCCCGACGATATCCGCTATGCGCTACGGGAAGTGATCCGGCTGGCGCGGGTGTACACGTTGCTCGACGACCTGGAGCACTACCAGACAACGCGGATCAACCCACTCGCCCGGCAAGCCGCACTAGCTTTGGGCGCGCAGCTGGTTGACGAAGGAATACTTGCATCGTGGGACGACGTTTTCTTCTTTCGACGCGCCGAATTGGAGCGGATTGTCGGCGGCGAGCGCTCGGCCGCGCTGATCGAGGCCGGTCGCAAACGCCGGCGGGAATTCGAAGAGGCCGGGCGCACCCAGCCAGACTGGAATTACGGCCAGCAGACGGAAGCCGCTCTGGCCGAGGGCGCCATGCGAGGTATCCCAGGCAGCCCAGGAGAAGTCGAGGCCGCGGTGTTCGTGGTCGATCGCGTCGAACAATTCAAAGAGTTTCCGCGTGGCGCGATTTTGGTAGCCCGCACCACGAATCCGGCCTGGACTCCCTTGTTCTATCAAGCGGCGGGACTGGTCACCGACAGCGGCGGACCACTCTCACACGGCGCCGTGACGGCCCGCGAAATGGGCCTGCCCGCCGTC encodes the following:
- a CDS encoding PEP/pyruvate-binding domain-containing protein, producing MNPLKSFADVSDAELDELGGKGRNLVLLTRGGFPVPGGFVVPAACYRQWVASIDWFDPHAHAFSYDQPDVVVNQSAALRERLASAPVDPELVRQITSKLVAWPAGSAAAVRSSSTFEDLGEAAFAGQHDTYLNCVGADEVVEKLRSCWISLWTDRAILYRHSRGFRHADASMAVVVQQQVRAEVAGVAFSIHPVTGNLDTATIDANYGLGESVVSGDFAVDHFEVDKTSRTITSRQIANKERCIRPTANGTEEAEVDSARRDQPCLDDAQILRVADLATRVEAYYSWPQDTEWAMAGGELLLLQARPVTIIPPRWTRDESAERFPQPFTPLSWDFVQTGFRRSLAHSLRLMGLPGFQGDWFDKLGQYIYGNQNAVEVIRRYRPVRARTIDELSAELPVLRERYANLIELPARWMRDLDRYLLQIGELRSFSYEGCTATEIWQHLSRVVQVGEEYFLPNIAISMTQGFLHGVLHGLVQLAVGPELALKVLDGLLSGVETKTVEVNTELYALAQMAHADASLEQLLASVPSERIVAERRLETFPEFAAALNTFLEHHGHRELAIDYFVPTWIDCPWIVLDLLNAIPADAAKPADTSNDGRRRYSETELKVLAVVPDDIRYALREVIRLARVYTLLDDLEHYQTTRINPLARQAALALGAQLVDEGILASWDDVFFFRRAELERIVGGERSAALIEAGRKRRREFEEAGRTQPDWNYGQQTEAALAEGAMRGIPGSPGEVEAAVFVVDRVEQFKEFPRGAILVARTTNPAWTPLFYQAAGLVTDSGGPLSHGAVTAREMGLPAVMAVAGATTRLKTGQRVRVNGSAGSVEVLSD